The Flavobacterium sp. 123 genome contains a region encoding:
- the pdxH gene encoding pyridoxamine 5'-phosphate oxidase, whose translation MKDLSNYRKSYNKSELLESNIPEDPINLFNRWFHEVEDFGGNEEVNAMTVATIGVDGFPKSRVVLLKKFNEEGFIFYTNYNSEKGRAIENNPNICLSFFWSSMERQVIIKGIAQKTSENISDGYFDSRPTGSKLGAIVSNQSEVVPSRDFLEENLKQLENDYEGIVIPRPKHWGGYLVVPFEVEFWQGRPNRLHDRIRYTSQEDYSWKIDRLSP comes from the coding sequence ATGAAAGATTTAAGTAATTATAGAAAATCATATAATAAAAGTGAATTATTAGAATCCAATATTCCAGAGGATCCTATTAATCTTTTTAATAGATGGTTTCATGAAGTAGAAGATTTTGGTGGAAATGAAGAGGTTAATGCTATGACTGTTGCTACAATAGGAGTAGATGGTTTCCCAAAATCAAGAGTTGTCTTATTAAAGAAATTTAATGAGGAAGGATTTATTTTCTATACTAATTACAATTCAGAAAAGGGAAGGGCTATAGAAAACAATCCTAATATATGTCTATCGTTTTTTTGGTCAAGTATGGAACGCCAAGTAATAATAAAAGGTATCGCTCAAAAAACTTCTGAAAACATATCAGATGGTTATTTTGATTCTAGACCAACAGGGAGTAAGTTAGGCGCAATAGTATCTAATCAGAGCGAAGTAGTACCTTCACGAGATTTTTTGGAAGAAAACTTAAAACAATTAGAAAATGATTATGAAGGGATTGTAATTCCAAGACCTAAACATTGGGGAGGATATCTAGTTGTTCCGTTTGAAGTCGAATTTTGGCAAGGAAGACCAAATCGATTGCATGATAGAATACGGTATACGAGTCAAGAAGATTATTCTTGGAAGATAGACAGATTATCTCCTTAA
- a CDS encoding ribonuclease Z, whose protein sequence is MKLTILGCYAATPRTFTNPTSQLLEIRNRLFLIDCGEGTQVQLRKNKIRFSKINHIFISHLHGDHFFGLIGLISTFTLLNRVTDLHLYGPKGIKEIIKLQLRLSNSWTNYNLFFHELESDGSEVIYEDEKVLVKTIPLKHRIYTNGFLFQEKIGERKLNVDAVQNYEIDSCYYQNIKNGKDITLEDGRIIKNGELTFDPLPAKSYAFCSDTVYNEAIVPIIENVDILYHESTFLQSEETLAQKTLHSTAQDAAKIALKANVKQLVLGHYSTRYDGLSQFKEEASQIFPNVLLADDGASFDF, encoded by the coding sequence AGACTTTTTTTAATCGATTGTGGCGAAGGAACGCAAGTACAATTGCGTAAAAACAAAATTAGGTTTTCAAAAATCAATCATATTTTCATTTCCCATTTGCATGGAGATCATTTTTTTGGACTGATTGGTTTAATTTCTACTTTTACATTACTTAATAGAGTAACAGATTTACACCTATACGGCCCAAAAGGAATAAAAGAAATCATAAAACTTCAATTGCGTTTGTCAAATTCATGGACTAATTACAATTTGTTTTTTCATGAATTAGAATCGGATGGGAGCGAAGTAATTTATGAAGATGAAAAGGTTTTAGTCAAAACAATACCTTTAAAACATAGAATTTATACAAATGGTTTTTTGTTCCAAGAAAAAATAGGAGAGCGAAAACTAAATGTAGATGCAGTTCAGAATTACGAAATAGATAGTTGTTATTATCAAAATATAAAAAACGGGAAAGACATTACTCTAGAAGATGGTAGAATTATTAAAAATGGGGAGTTAACTTTTGATCCCCTTCCTGCCAAGAGCTATGCATTTTGTTCTGATACGGTTTATAACGAAGCAATTGTTCCCATAATTGAAAATGTAGATATTTTATATCACGAATCAACGTTCTTACAATCAGAAGAAACTTTGGCTCAAAAAACATTGCATTCTACAGCACAGGACGCCGCTAAAATTGCTTTGAAGGCAAACGTAAAACAACTTGTTTTAGGGCATTATTCTACTAGATATGACGGATTAAGTCAATTCAAAGAAGAAGCTTCGCAAATTTTCCCTAATGTACTTCTGGCTGATGATGGCGCATCATTTGATTTTTAA